A single window of Mycoplasma bradburyae DNA harbors:
- the infB gene encoding translation initiation factor IF-2 — protein MNKKPAKNKKPFDKRSKINIKSYLKEVKVGVQDGVFIYTDPLSIDQFAKKINQPVAKIIKYFFAKGINTINLNTILSLEQIGELCLEFGLDFKIEKEVTNENILDNIEFKDKKEDLVKRPAIVTVMGHVDHGKTSLLDAIRSTNVTSGEAGGITQHIGAYQVKKNNELITFIDTPGHEAFTEMRARGANITDIVVLVVAGDDGIKPQTEEAIDHAKNAGVPIIVFVNKMDKPSANYERVVQQISKYDLSPEDYGGDTIFVQGSALKNEGINELLDSILTLAEINEYKANPNADPYGIVVESKLVSGLGPQATVIIKRGTLKVGDYICIGAAFGKVRLMQDEKGNNITEATPSTPVKISGLDNVPVAGEKFLGLATEKEAKELSESYKIKQQKQKHLSLQESHEKRTRVNTDGLKCIDLIIKSDVQGSLEAIKYAISNINIEGVTTNIIRASTGAISETDIKLAQASNSTVISFNLAVSKQIKDLASSSNIEILSYEIIYKMVEDLEKIMKGELDPVFEEQDLGQAIVRAIWKHSKIGTIAGSYVQSGKVVKNGLCRIIRDGVIIYKSKIGSLKVKENFADKVENNKECGIVVENYNDIKENDIIEVYEIVKKRVQ, from the coding sequence ATGAATAAGAAACCGGCAAAAAATAAAAAACCATTTGATAAGAGATCTAAGATCAATATCAAATCTTACTTAAAAGAAGTTAAGGTTGGTGTTCAAGATGGAGTTTTTATTTATACAGACCCTTTAAGTATCGATCAGTTTGCTAAAAAAATTAACCAACCTGTTGCTAAAATTATTAAATATTTTTTTGCTAAAGGGATCAATACAATTAACTTAAATACGATTCTTTCTTTAGAACAAATTGGTGAATTGTGTTTAGAGTTTGGTCTTGATTTTAAGATCGAAAAAGAAGTAACAAATGAAAATATCTTAGATAATATCGAATTCAAAGATAAAAAAGAAGATCTAGTTAAACGCCCTGCAATTGTTACTGTAATGGGTCACGTAGACCACGGTAAAACCTCTTTATTAGATGCCATTAGATCTACTAATGTAACATCTGGTGAAGCTGGTGGTATCACTCAACATATTGGTGCATACCAAGTTAAGAAAAATAATGAATTAATTACATTTATTGACACTCCTGGTCACGAAGCATTTACCGAAATGCGTGCTCGTGGTGCTAATATTACTGATATCGTTGTTTTGGTTGTAGCTGGTGATGACGGTATTAAACCTCAAACAGAAGAAGCTATTGACCATGCTAAAAACGCAGGTGTTCCAATAATCGTTTTTGTTAACAAAATGGATAAACCATCTGCTAATTATGAACGTGTTGTTCAACAGATCTCTAAATATGATTTATCACCAGAAGATTATGGTGGAGATACAATCTTTGTACAAGGTTCAGCATTAAAAAATGAAGGTATTAACGAGTTATTAGATTCAATCCTTACATTAGCAGAAATTAATGAATATAAAGCTAATCCTAACGCAGATCCATATGGTATTGTTGTTGAATCTAAATTAGTTTCAGGGCTAGGTCCACAAGCTACTGTTATTATCAAGCGTGGAACTTTAAAAGTTGGTGACTATATCTGTATAGGTGCTGCTTTTGGTAAAGTTAGATTAATGCAAGATGAAAAAGGTAATAATATAACTGAAGCCACCCCATCAACACCTGTTAAAATTTCAGGTTTAGATAATGTGCCAGTTGCTGGTGAAAAATTCTTAGGTTTAGCTACTGAAAAAGAAGCTAAAGAATTATCAGAATCATATAAAATTAAACAACAAAAACAAAAACACCTAAGTTTACAAGAAAGCCACGAAAAAAGAACGCGTGTTAACACTGATGGTCTTAAATGTATTGATTTAATTATTAAGTCAGATGTTCAAGGAAGTTTAGAAGCAATTAAATACGCGATTTCTAACATCAACATTGAAGGTGTTACTACGAATATTATTCGGGCTTCAACTGGAGCGATATCTGAAACTGATATTAAATTAGCTCAAGCTTCAAATTCAACTGTTATTTCATTTAATTTAGCAGTTTCTAAACAAATTAAAGATTTAGCTAGTTCATCAAACATCGAAATCTTATCTTATGAAATCATTTATAAGATGGTTGAAGATCTTGAAAAGATCATGAAGGGTGAATTAGACCCAGTGTTTGAAGAACAAGACTTAGGTCAAGCAATCGTTAGAGCAATTTGAAAACACTCAAAAATTGGTACGATAGCCGGAAGTTATGTTCAATCTGGTAAAGTAGTTAAAAATGGACTATGTCGAATTATTCGTGATGGTGTTATTATCTATAAATCTAAGATCGGTTCACTAAAAGTTAAAGAAAATTTTGCTGATAAAGTTGAAAACAATAAAGAGTGTGGAATTGTTGTTGAAAACTACAATGATATTAAAGAAAACGATATTATTGAAGTTTATGAAATTGTTAAAAAACGAGTGCAATAA
- the rbfA gene encoding 30S ribosome-binding factor RbfA yields the protein MSNIKTLRLESTIHRILNNAISSEIENRLVRESSITSVKLSPDKSIAKIYIDCFIQKNIAKTLQAYKDVAGVFKFILSKKLTIRKVPQLVFYQDESITNGMKIDRILAEIKEEEQK from the coding sequence ATGAGTAATATTAAAACTTTAAGATTAGAATCAACAATTCATCGAATTCTTAATAACGCAATTAGTTCAGAGATTGAAAATCGCTTGGTAAGAGAAAGTTCAATTACCTCAGTTAAACTATCACCAGACAAAAGTATAGCTAAAATTTACATCGATTGTTTCATCCAAAAAAACATTGCCAAAACATTGCAAGCATACAAAGACGTTGCTGGTGTTTTTAAATTTATCTTAAGTAAAAAATTAACTATAAGAAAAGTTCCGCAATTAGTTTTCTACCAAGATGAAAGTATTACAAATGGTATGAAAATAGATCGTATTCTTGCTGAAATTAAAGAAGAAGAACAAAAATAA
- a CDS encoding AAA domain-containing protein, translated as MASDWTWLKNRLINDKTKSKSFWIGSTSSSIMDIAELLKATSNIFDLSIKGIITYLNSNDHLELDLKKLKELSDEDAMRLFEFDNSRELYKYYTNEFSKLHKKIKKQQRETGDASLFIGLPIIEGCNQWGDSYKAPLLYAEVELKQVNQYQKIILSINRSEFLINTTILAVETNKRGILFENNYDQSKLDVDQAIEIFRSLDIGFKKMPTNELYRFQNITKKEFVQKWSENGAVNNILNNVVLGVFDVKGDKLLKDFTEILVNDPGAIDETFNNKKDLLFNHEKFANEYSLSDIYLVSHLDFYQQLAVKHALEGDVVIEGPPGTGKSETILNILINIALRNKTALFVTEKATAMEVVYNRLGKFKNLALYIPNLNKEAGKFYSQFSNYEKYFVENYYDNVLNTPPAKFDKNYLKQYYEMSNIIQKIYNYEISSGDYSYSFLSLILGFEPLDVEHIKIDDFVRFNDWVRTYTSEEWMEKHREYIALYNEIDTKWKASTFSTFLKIYQNDPDDIRTLMYAIHLYAKKGIVKEHYRVPFLFKPYEKLIESCKLVTQQINRFIELEPYKSETTKRTILKNIEINIKKRQKEYFNSWYVQNHSGVFLSKLNWAQNALDGLQENYTSDVDVYIQSCKRNLKAKIIKNFYDLYKEDKKTLLEICRQGRNKIFKNINWWFNLNRENIMRMFKIHIMSFETASILLENRKDLYDYVIVDEASQVFLERALPSLYRAKNYIIAGDTKQLQPSSFFSSRSEYDEVALDHIPDEELIEVEESVNAISLIHFLKERSRINVMLKYHYRSNFGDLIAFTNDHIYDSELIFMNKAIKQKNSFIVHDVINGKWKDRKNVAEAQEIVSRVQRLTKTEDYKKTLGIVAFNKNQATLIELMLDKLNDPLINEWRERTNDNGEYTGLFVKSVENVQGDERDIIIFSIAYDKSVVSYGPISSTTNGINRLNVAITRAKDRIEIFKSSKASEYNGWGSSSPGSRLFVEYLDYCEKTAKNDNLPTFDRQTIEIEDKLKQKPDIFEEVKQTLEKMFGQYFTVKRNVDNGSYNFDFVIYYDDIPILVIDLDIKEFKGMADFSENFVYRKIFLKNRGWEHYTIWSTEWKLNMKKILLEIKDILDKGTRSIRKENEN; from the coding sequence ATGGCTTCTGATTGAACTTGATTAAAGAATCGACTTATTAACGATAAAACTAAATCAAAGAGCTTTTGAATTGGTTCTACTAGTAGTTCTATAATGGATATTGCAGAATTACTAAAGGCTACTTCTAATATCTTTGATCTCTCAATAAAAGGGATCATTACATATCTTAATAGCAACGATCATTTAGAATTAGATTTAAAAAAACTAAAAGAATTATCTGATGAAGATGCGATGCGACTTTTTGAATTTGATAATTCTAGAGAATTGTATAAGTACTATACAAATGAATTTAGTAAGTTGCATAAAAAAATTAAGAAACAACAAAGAGAAACAGGTGATGCTTCCTTATTTATTGGGTTGCCAATTATTGAAGGTTGTAACCAATGAGGTGATAGCTATAAAGCGCCGTTATTATACGCAGAAGTTGAATTAAAACAAGTTAATCAGTATCAAAAAATTATCTTATCAATCAATAGGTCAGAATTCTTAATTAACACAACAATACTTGCTGTTGAAACAAATAAGCGGGGGATCTTGTTTGAAAACAATTATGATCAATCGAAATTAGATGTTGATCAAGCAATTGAGATCTTTAGATCCTTAGATATTGGATTTAAAAAAATGCCAACGAACGAACTTTATCGTTTTCAAAATATAACTAAAAAAGAGTTCGTTCAAAAATGAAGTGAAAATGGCGCTGTAAACAATATTTTAAATAATGTTGTTTTAGGTGTTTTTGACGTAAAAGGCGATAAATTATTAAAAGATTTTACAGAAATATTGGTTAATGATCCAGGTGCTATTGATGAAACTTTTAATAATAAAAAAGACCTTTTATTTAACCACGAAAAGTTTGCTAATGAATATTCATTAAGTGATATTTATTTAGTATCGCATTTAGATTTTTATCAACAATTAGCTGTTAAACATGCTCTTGAAGGTGATGTTGTTATCGAAGGTCCTCCTGGTACAGGGAAGTCTGAGACGATCCTGAATATTTTAATTAATATTGCTCTTAGAAATAAAACTGCATTGTTTGTTACAGAAAAAGCGACAGCAATGGAAGTTGTATATAACCGTTTAGGAAAGTTTAAAAACCTGGCATTATACATCCCAAATTTAAACAAAGAAGCAGGTAAATTTTATAGTCAGTTTTCTAATTACGAAAAATACTTTGTGGAAAACTATTATGATAATGTTTTAAACACACCACCTGCAAAGTTCGATAAAAACTACTTAAAACAGTATTATGAAATGTCGAACATAATCCAAAAAATATATAACTACGAAATCAGCTCAGGTGATTATAGTTATTCTTTCTTGAGTTTGATTTTAGGTTTTGAACCATTGGATGTTGAACATATTAAAATCGATGATTTTGTTCGATTTAATGATTGAGTGAGAACTTATACAAGCGAAGAGTGAATGGAAAAACATCGCGAGTATATTGCTTTATATAACGAAATTGATACCAAATGAAAAGCTAGTACTTTTTCTACATTTCTTAAGATTTATCAAAATGATCCAGATGACATCAGAACACTGATGTATGCTATTCATCTATATGCTAAAAAAGGAATTGTTAAAGAACATTACCGTGTTCCTTTTTTATTCAAACCATATGAAAAACTGATTGAATCTTGCAAGTTGGTAACTCAACAGATTAATAGGTTTATTGAATTAGAACCATATAAATCTGAAACAACTAAAAGAACTATTCTAAAGAATATTGAAATTAATATTAAGAAACGTCAAAAAGAATATTTTAATTCTTGATATGTGCAAAATCATTCAGGCGTTTTTTTAAGTAAATTAAATTGAGCACAAAATGCTTTAGATGGTCTTCAAGAAAACTATACCTCTGATGTTGATGTTTATATTCAATCGTGTAAACGTAATCTTAAAGCTAAGATTATTAAAAACTTTTATGATCTTTACAAAGAAGATAAGAAGACATTGTTAGAAATTTGTCGTCAAGGACGTAATAAGATTTTTAAGAATATAAATTGATGATTCAATCTTAACCGTGAAAACATTATGCGGATGTTTAAAATTCACATAATGTCATTTGAAACAGCATCAATTTTACTTGAAAACCGCAAGGACTTGTATGATTATGTAATAGTTGATGAAGCTAGCCAAGTGTTTTTAGAAAGAGCATTACCATCGCTTTATCGTGCTAAGAATTATATTATTGCAGGTGATACCAAGCAATTACAACCAAGTAGTTTCTTCTCATCTCGTTCAGAATATGATGAAGTAGCACTTGATCATATTCCTGATGAAGAGTTAATTGAAGTTGAAGAATCAGTTAATGCAATCAGTTTAATTCATTTCTTGAAAGAAAGAAGCAGAATTAATGTGATGTTAAAGTATCACTACCGTTCGAATTTTGGTGATTTAATCGCTTTTACTAATGATCATATCTATGATAGTGAATTGATCTTTATGAACAAAGCGATCAAACAAAAGAATTCTTTTATCGTTCATGATGTTATTAATGGTAAATGAAAAGATCGTAAGAACGTTGCTGAGGCTCAAGAAATCGTATCACGCGTTCAACGTTTAACTAAAACTGAAGATTACAAAAAAACTTTAGGTATCGTTGCTTTTAATAAAAATCAAGCAACCCTTATTGAGTTAATGCTTGATAAATTGAATGATCCATTAATCAATGAATGAAGAGAACGTACGAATGATAATGGTGAATACACCGGATTATTTGTTAAGTCGGTTGAAAACGTTCAAGGGGATGAACGTGATATTATCATCTTCTCAATTGCTTATGACAAATCAGTAGTTAGTTATGGACCGATTAGTAGCACCACAAATGGAATTAATCGATTAAATGTAGCAATCACCAGAGCCAAAGATCGCATTGAAATATTCAAGTCATCTAAAGCTAGCGAATATAATGGTTGAGGTTCGTCTTCACCAGGTTCTAGATTATTCGTAGAATATCTAGATTATTGCGAAAAGACCGCTAAAAACGATAACTTGCCAACATTTGATCGACAAACAATCGAGATTGAAGATAAACTAAAACAAAAGCCTGATATTTTTGAAGAAGTTAAACAAACTCTTGAAAAAATGTTTGGTCAATATTTCACAGTTAAGAGAAATGTTGATAACGGATCATACAACTTTGATTTCGTTATTTATTATGATGATATTCCGATACTAGTAATTGATTTAGATATCAAAGAATTCAAAGGAATGGCTGATTTTAGCGAAAACTTTGTTTATCGCAAAATCTTCTTAAAAAATCGTGGATGAGAACACTACACAATCTGATCTACCGAATGAAAACTTAATATGAAAAAAATCTTATTAGAGATTAAAGATATTCTCGATAAAGGAACTAGATCAATTCGAAAAGAAAATGAAAATTAA
- a CDS encoding GNAT family N-acetyltransferase, protein MNLQLIKPDKTHKQVIVDMLEEWIEFNKQNDVNNSPYAIFKNSYKDFDYYLDNLDNKDDSNGMVADSTFFLYDEINNKALGAINIRHYLNDYLLNYGGHIGYGIRPSERQKGYATKILQLGLIKCKKLNLDKILLVCDKNNIGSVKTIKNNHGILENEILQDNKVIQRYWITL, encoded by the coding sequence ATGAATTTACAATTAATCAAACCAGATAAAACTCATAAACAAGTTATTGTTGATATGCTTGAAGAATGAATTGAGTTTAATAAACAAAACGATGTTAATAATTCGCCTTATGCGATCTTTAAAAATTCTTACAAAGATTTTGATTATTATCTAGATAATCTAGATAATAAAGATGACTCAAATGGGATGGTTGCTGATTCAACATTCTTCTTATATGACGAAATAAATAACAAAGCTCTAGGAGCTATCAACATTCGCCATTATCTTAATGATTACTTATTAAACTATGGTGGTCATATTGGTTATGGAATCAGACCATCAGAACGACAAAAAGGATATGCCACTAAAATTTTGCAACTAGGCTTAATAAAATGCAAAAAATTAAACTTAGATAAAATTCTTTTAGTGTGTGATAAGAATAATATTGGATCAGTAAAAACAATCAAGAATAATCATGGTATTCTAGAAAATGAAATATTACAAGATAATAAAGTTATTCAGCGTTACTGAATAACTTTATAA
- a CDS encoding YlxR family protein → MKNISLRLDLISKKQFPKNQLFRIVFYNNQLIIDQENKIKARGVYFKKDNEFKIDKKIKALIQRSFKTKVSEEQFENLSTALEKRGQYE, encoded by the coding sequence ATGAAAAACATTAGCCTACGACTTGATTTGATAAGTAAAAAACAATTTCCAAAAAATCAATTGTTTCGAATCGTTTTTTATAACAATCAATTAATCATTGATCAAGAAAACAAAATTAAAGCTCGTGGCGTGTATTTTAAAAAAGACAATGAATTCAAAATCGATAAAAAGATCAAAGCTTTAATACAAAGAAGCTTTAAAACTAAGGTATCAGAAGAACAATTTGAAAATCTTAGTACCGCATTAGAGAAACGAGGTCAATATGAATAA
- a CDS encoding MPN157 family protein — MQKQNIFKQYKIALNNDKLMKKKWVLITSITVVLVIFFAIVLGIMQRFISLPSTQYPAVHNAKTLNEAMRIMAIVYFAIFFLPYLYFIAAFFSGINQVYRSFSLHMVIWATIFIGIILAVITSIMLAVGYSYLDTYNLIRNFQ, encoded by the coding sequence ATGCAAAAACAAAATATATTCAAACAGTATAAAATTGCTCTTAACAACGATAAGTTAATGAAGAAGAAGTGAGTATTGATCACTTCTATAACTGTTGTCTTGGTAATTTTCTTTGCGATCGTTTTAGGTATTATGCAAAGATTCATTAGTTTACCATCAACGCAATATCCAGCTGTTCATAATGCTAAAACATTAAATGAAGCGATGCGAATTATGGCGATTGTCTATTTTGCAATCTTTTTCTTGCCATACCTATATTTTATTGCGGCATTCTTTTCTGGAATTAACCAAGTATATCGTTCGTTTAGTTTACACATGGTGATCTGAGCTACGATATTTATTGGAATAATTTTAGCGGTTATCACTTCAATAATGTTAGCTGTTGGTTATTCTTATTTAGATACATATAACTTGATCAGAAACTTTCAATAA
- the nusA gene encoding transcription termination factor NusA, whose amino-acid sequence MSVDNKSFLEAIETVALSKNISKQEISSILKDAIIRACAKEDPDQRIDVMIDFDSGLLKIFKLYKVVENSISEEEFDEINEIHLSDALKTNPTIQVGDDFLRSLSISDLSRVVATNISQYFRQKLSELVNKQAVSEWTPKLNKIVRGTVERDENNQNILLVNLGGIYAYYYKKDWVPNEELKPDVEYDFVLTQIKEQSKSWPLVVSRSDAKYVQHILTENIPEIKEGIVEIKAIQRVAGQKTKVAVSSNNPDIDPVTLILGDGGMRIKTIAANLIEHSAGVKFSNEVIDIFHWNDDVFKLIANACYPVDIIGIDVLEDSERDKSVDIIVEDQYLPYLIGRAGINVRLLSYITGWSIDFKAHSVAIEDGINIVPLNYSPINNSVLADQFKFNNRRSRIASKQPFKKVEKIQTPLVAYSTAVESDADIKVDIDSIYTEPQEQRYEMIDVSKYQPKPISDEVLDENLPIESFDEIKQFEEFDPSVIEQENNEELINEEENQVDVVQEQPIKKQSDDISEQLANIDLDQLLEEPNNTQQEQKETKASKKSKKQKEEIQESVEFVAVDESAYDNVKNDNTSITELIREIDVTATPKKEIKKVLLVDDKKEKDKDKKKKKSQRQSLDSFDDL is encoded by the coding sequence ATGAGTGTTGATAATAAAAGTTTCTTAGAAGCAATCGAGACGGTTGCTCTATCTAAAAATATTTCTAAACAAGAAATAAGTTCAATTTTAAAAGATGCAATTATTAGAGCTTGCGCTAAAGAAGATCCAGATCAAAGAATTGATGTAATGATTGATTTTGATTCTGGTTTATTAAAGATTTTTAAACTATATAAAGTAGTTGAAAATTCTATTAGCGAAGAAGAATTTGATGAAATTAACGAAATTCATTTAAGTGACGCTTTAAAAACTAACCCAACAATTCAGGTTGGCGATGATTTTTTAAGATCGCTTAGCATTAGTGATTTATCAAGAGTAGTAGCTACTAATATTTCGCAATATTTCCGTCAAAAGTTATCAGAATTAGTTAACAAACAAGCTGTATCTGAATGAACTCCTAAACTTAATAAAATTGTTCGTGGAACTGTTGAAAGAGATGAAAACAACCAAAACATTTTATTAGTTAATTTAGGTGGTATTTATGCTTATTATTACAAAAAAGATTGAGTTCCTAACGAAGAGTTAAAACCAGATGTTGAATATGATTTTGTATTAACTCAAATCAAAGAACAATCTAAGAGTTGACCACTTGTAGTATCACGTTCAGACGCTAAATATGTACAACATATACTAACTGAAAACATTCCTGAGATTAAAGAAGGAATTGTTGAAATTAAAGCGATTCAAAGAGTAGCTGGACAAAAAACTAAAGTTGCAGTTTCATCAAATAATCCTGATATTGATCCTGTTACATTAATTTTAGGTGATGGCGGGATGCGAATTAAAACAATTGCAGCAAACCTAATTGAACACTCAGCTGGAGTTAAGTTTAGTAATGAAGTTATTGATATCTTCCACTGAAATGATGATGTATTTAAATTAATTGCTAATGCTTGTTATCCAGTTGATATCATCGGGATCGATGTTTTAGAAGATTCTGAAAGAGATAAAAGTGTTGATATTATTGTAGAAGATCAATATTTACCTTACTTAATTGGTAGAGCTGGTATCAATGTTAGATTATTATCTTACATAACTGGTTGATCAATTGATTTTAAAGCTCACTCAGTTGCTATCGAAGATGGTATTAACATCGTTCCATTAAACTATTCGCCAATTAATAATTCAGTATTAGCTGACCAATTTAAATTCAACAACAGAAGATCAAGAATTGCATCAAAACAACCATTCAAGAAAGTTGAAAAAATTCAAACTCCATTGGTTGCTTACTCAACAGCAGTTGAATCAGATGCCGATATTAAAGTTGATATTGATAGTATTTACACTGAACCACAAGAACAACGTTATGAAATGATTGACGTTAGTAAATATCAACCAAAACCAATTTCAGACGAAGTATTAGATGAGAACTTGCCTATTGAAAGCTTCGATGAAATTAAACAATTCGAAGAATTTGATCCTTCAGTTATTGAACAAGAAAATAACGAAGAATTAATCAACGAAGAAGAGAATCAAGTTGATGTTGTTCAAGAACAACCTATTAAAAAACAATCTGATGATATTTCAGAACAACTTGCAAATATAGATTTAGATCAATTATTAGAAGAACCTAATAATACTCAACAAGAACAAAAAGAAACTAAAGCTTCTAAGAAGTCTAAAAAACAAAAAGAAGAGATTCAAGAATCTGTTGAGTTTGTTGCTGTTGATGAATCAGCATATGATAACGTGAAAAATGACAATACATCAATTACCGAATTAATTCGCGAAATCGATGTAACAGCAACACCAAAAAAAGAAATCAAAAAAGTTCTCCTTGTAGATGATAAAAAAGAAAAAGACAAGGATAAGAAAAAGAAGAAGAGCCAACGTCAAAGCTTGGACAGCTTCGATGATCTATAA